The Pyrenophora tritici-repentis strain M4 chromosome 10, whole genome shotgun sequence genome contains a region encoding:
- a CDS encoding Myosin-tail-1 multi-domain protein yields the protein MSTQFPDGNAADAPHVGDASGSDANPTAGATISPGKSARSFARPTVASTARSSALPRATGSANLRQISNPAVPGAFGNEQLEQQGYDADSDNDEADITQIHHLVPSRPLSPVVDAQDSSDSFQPSPPNVTTTRGRAGFQYPALRQRSDAQRTDNPFTYQTEDGNHTSYALSPPTWDPLPSPTPRTEGTTSKPVRKVIGYVIPKTDLPQGSQPTLAAYEYDANGEPRLVGELDEAFVKGSTTEAGEKLYQFCFDTVHTLHNDLANLQERLTDAQEDLIDERVAKLNSEKQVKFLTNQLQEVRGSLHVANQDLQSKLDTAERRAERYLQRKEEYKTALNQESTAHGETKEKLKAYASTARPSLRGKPHDSISDESDGPVSVRRHRSATKLSPDAPLPATTQRRSKQPEPAVFEGPTGTKASTYQKWKLDMQSWFRAHPYPFANNEEEQLDYIRMKTTGVAWDNISSGWFVEGDEFHTAQEAWDILDACYGRLNTRLDAHNFYEKEGFMKPGETITSYLARFKAGTSGAAERSTS from the exons ATGTCCACCCAGTTCCCAGACGGCAATGCCGCCGACGCGCCCCATGTGGGAGACGCCTCGGGCAGCGACGCCAACCCTACCGCCGGTGCAACGATCAGCCCCGGTAAGAGCGCGAGGTCTTTCGCTAGACCTACCGTGGCTTCCACCGCCCGCAGCAGCGCCTTGCCACGCGCTACCGGGTCCGCCAACTTACGCCAAATCAGCAACCCAGCTGTACCTGGCGCCTTCGGAAACGAGCAGCTAGAGCAGCAGGGCTATGACGCCGACTCAGATAACGACGAGGCCGACATTACCCAAATCCACCATCTAGTACCATCGCGCCCGTTATCACCTGTCGTAGACGCTCAAGACTCTAGCGACTCCTTTCAACCGTCCCCGCCTAACGTCACTACAACCCGCGGCCGCGCAGGCTTTCAGTACCCCGCTCTCCGACAGCGGTCGGACGCCCAGCGCACTGATAACCCCTTTACGTACCAAACAGAAGACGGCAACCATACTAGCTACGCCCTCTCTCCGCCTACATGGGACCCGCTACCCTCGCCTACGCCACGCACAGAGGGGACTACCTCAAAGCCCGTCCGCAAAGTCATTGGCTACGTAATCCCCAAAACTGACTTGCCTCAAGGCAGTCAGCCAACTCTAGCCGCCTATGAGTACGACGCCAACGGCGAGCCCAGGCTAGTAGGAGAACTTGACGAAGCTTTTGTTAAAGGCTCAACCACGGAAGCTGGAGAGAAACTCTACCAGTTCTGCTTTGACACCGTCCACACCCTACATAACGACCTCGCCAATCTTCAAGAGCGCCTGACGGACGCTCAGGAAGACCTCATCGACGAGCGCGTCGCCAAACTCAACTCCGAAAAGCAGGTAAAGTTCCTTACAAACCAGCTTCAAGAGGTGAGAGGCAGCCTCCACGTAGCCAACCAAGACCTCCAGTCGAAACTCGACACCGCTGAGCGACGAGCCGAACGCTACCTCCAGCGCAAGGAGGAGTACAAGACCGCCCTTAACCAAGAGTCTACCGCGCACGGCGAAACCAAAGAAAAGCTTAAAGCCTATGCTAGCACCGCGCGCCCATCTCTACGCGGCAAACCGCATGACTCCATCTCTGACGAATCAGATGGACCCGTTAGCGTACGCCGCCACCGCTCAGCTACCAAACTTAGCCCTGACGCTCCGCTGCCCGCCACAACGCAGCGACGATCTAAACAACCTGAACCCGCGGTCTTTGAGGGCCCTACAGGCACAAAGGCCTCTACCTACCAGAAATGGAAACTCGACATGCAGAGCTGGTTCCGTGCCCATCCGTACCCTTTCGCCAACAACGAGGAGGAGCAACTAGACTACATCCGCATGAAAACCACCGGCGTAGCCTGGGATAATATCTCGAGCGGATGGTTTGTCGAAGGAGACGAGTTCCATACTGCACAAGAAGCGTGGGATATCCTCGACGCCTGCTACGGCCGTTTGAATACCCGCCTAGATGCCCACAACTTCTACGAAAAGGAAGGCTTCATGAAGCCTGGTGAGACTATCACCTCCTACCTGGCCCGCTTCAAAGCCGGC ACCAGTGGCGCAGCCGAGCGGAGCACCTCATGA